One Danio aesculapii chromosome 13, fDanAes4.1, whole genome shotgun sequence DNA window includes the following coding sequences:
- the metap1 gene encoding methionine aminopeptidase 1 produces MTAAADSSGSLSLTDSSRSMAAVETRECETEGCHSEAKLQCPTCIKLGIQGSYFCSQECFKGSWATHKLLHKKAKEDKISDEGKNCVEKEVNTDPWPGYRYTGKLRPYYPLTPMRLVPSNIQRPDYADHPLGMSESEQTMKGTSQIKILNAEEIEGMRVVCKLAREVLDIAAMMVKPGVTTEEIDHAVHLACTARNCYPSPLNYYNFPKSCCTSVNEVICHGIPDRRHLQEGDILNIDITVYHNGYHGDLNETFFVGEVDEGAKRLVQTTYECLMQAIDSVKPGIRYRELGNIIQKHAQANGFSVVRSYCGHGIHKLFHTAPNVPHYAKNKAVGVMKPGHVFTIEPMICEGGWQDETWPDGWTAVTRDGKRSAQFEHTLLVTETGCEILTRRLEDNGRAHFLSQM; encoded by the exons ATGACTGCAGCAGCAGACAGCAGCGGCTCTCTCTCTCTGACCGACAGCAGCAGAAGCATGGCGGCGGTGGAGACACGGGAGTGCGAGACGGAAGGCTGCCACAGCGAAGCCAAACTCCAGTGTCCCACCTGCATTAAACTTGGCATTCAAGGCTCCTACTTTTGCTCTCAG GAATGTTTCAAAGGCAGCTGGGCCACCCACAAACTGCTCCACAAAAAAGCAA AGGAAGACAAAATAAGTGATGAGGGAAAGAACTGTGTGGAGAAAGAAGTCAATACAGACCCATGGCCCGGGTACAGATACACTGGTAAACTGCGACCCTACTATCCGCTG ACTCCCATGCGGCTTGTTCCAAGTAACATCCAGAGACCAGACTATGCAGATCATCCTTTGG GGATGTCGGAGTCAGAGCAAACCATGAAAGGGACGTCTCAGATTAAGATCCTCAACGCTGAAGAGATTGAGGGCATGAGAGTTGTCTGCAAG CTGGCTCGAGAAGTACTTGATATTGCTGCCATGATGGTGAAACCCGGAGTGACGACGGAGGAGATCGACCATGCTGTGCATTTG GCATGTACAGCCAGGAACTGCTACCCCTCACCTCTAAACTACTACAACTTCCCCAAATCCTGTTGTACCTCAGTCAATGAGGTCATCTGTCATGGTATACCTGACCGTCGTCACCTCCAGGAGGGGGACATATTGAACA TTGACATAACAGTTTACCACAATGGTTACCATGGAGATCTGAATGAAACCTTTTTTGTGGGTGAAGTGGACGAGGGAGCCAAGAGATTGGTTCAGACCACATATGAATGTCTTATGCAAGCCATCGACTCTG TGAAGCCTGGTATCCGCTATCGTGAGCTGGGGAACATCATCCAGAAGCATGCGCAGGCTAATGGTTTCTCTGTGGTACGAAGCTACTGTGGCCACGGCATTCACAAACTGTTCCACACAGCACCAAATGTACCGCATTATGCCA AAAATAAAGCAGTAGGGGTGATGAAACCTGGTCATGTGTTTACTATTGAGCCCATGATCTGTGAAG GCGGCTGGCAGGATGAGACGTGGCCAGATGGTTGGACTGCAGTCACTCGTGACGGCAAGCGCTCAGCCCAGTTTGAGCACACACTCCTTGTGACAGAGACCGGCTGTGAAATCCTCACCCGTCGGCTGGAGGATAATGGCCGTGCTCACTTCCTGTCCCAAATGTAG